The Sphingobacterium bambusae genome includes a window with the following:
- a CDS encoding glycoside hydrolase family 88 protein, whose protein sequence is MKKHIILILCLFLSMPVLKAQKAVSEQMALTAIDKLFKDARFTNPEKGPTWTYDMGVVLEGVAEVWRNTGDGAYFDYIQKSMDQFISKDGDIRNYKATEYNIDHVKNGRSLLFLYKVTGNPKYLKASEKLYTQLKSHPRTKEGGFWHKQIYPYQMWLDGLYMAQPFYTEYAALMNIPSIYDDVVNQFTYMENHARDSKTGLLYHGWDESRQERWADPNTGLSKHFWGRGMGWFAMALVDVLDNFPQDHPRRGELLAILTRTLTAAAKFQDPKTGVWFDVIDLGTREGNYVEASASSMFVYAMAKAVRKGYVKASFQKNVDKGYAGLLKEFVTPAGPDRVDLNRVVEVSGLGGKKYRDGSFEYYMSEPIRSNDPKGVGAFILASSEVEFAKKPQPKKKVLVTLDNFYNKEFKKGPSGQMEPYHYLWNGDDNNGFSLLGRIFEQHGAALHTLPDAPTSQNLAKSKIYVIVDPDTEKETEKPNFMTEAQAKEIAKWVHKGGVLVLFLNDAGNCEISKFNILPQQFGITFNEDSRNRVQGDQFEMGAIQIPAGTGIFDRTKKIYIKEISTMQVKDPAKATVQDKGDNIIVTAKYGKGTVFAIGDPWLYNEYTDGRKLPAEFQNFDAANELVSWLIKQTK, encoded by the coding sequence ACTGACGGCCATCGACAAGTTATTTAAAGATGCACGGTTCACCAATCCCGAGAAGGGACCTACTTGGACCTACGACATGGGCGTGGTGCTAGAAGGTGTGGCCGAAGTGTGGCGCAACACCGGCGATGGCGCCTATTTTGATTACATCCAAAAATCGATGGATCAGTTTATATCCAAAGATGGGGATATCCGCAATTATAAAGCCACAGAATACAATATCGATCATGTAAAGAACGGTCGTTCTCTATTATTCCTGTATAAGGTAACCGGAAATCCCAAATACCTAAAAGCCAGCGAGAAGCTGTACACCCAATTGAAGTCGCATCCCCGCACTAAGGAAGGGGGCTTTTGGCATAAGCAGATTTATCCTTACCAAATGTGGCTGGATGGATTGTATATGGCACAACCCTTCTATACCGAATATGCGGCCTTGATGAACATACCGAGCATTTATGATGATGTGGTCAACCAGTTTACCTATATGGAAAACCATGCGCGCGATAGCAAGACCGGCCTCTTGTACCATGGTTGGGATGAATCACGCCAAGAGCGCTGGGCAGATCCCAATACGGGGCTTTCCAAGCATTTCTGGGGTCGCGGAATGGGCTGGTTTGCCATGGCTCTTGTTGATGTGCTCGACAATTTTCCGCAAGACCACCCTCGGCGCGGCGAGTTGCTCGCCATCTTGACGCGCACCTTAACCGCTGCAGCCAAGTTTCAAGATCCTAAAACAGGCGTATGGTTTGATGTGATCGACCTCGGTACACGCGAAGGCAACTATGTGGAGGCTTCGGCTTCCAGCATGTTTGTTTATGCGATGGCCAAAGCCGTTCGTAAAGGATATGTTAAAGCCTCTTTCCAAAAAAATGTGGACAAGGGCTATGCAGGCCTGCTGAAGGAGTTTGTGACGCCGGCCGGGCCAGACCGCGTAGATCTTAACCGCGTCGTGGAGGTATCGGGCTTGGGCGGCAAAAAATATCGCGATGGTAGCTTTGAATATTACATGAGCGAGCCTATCCGCAGCAACGACCCCAAAGGTGTGGGCGCCTTTATCTTGGCTTCCTCCGAAGTGGAATTTGCCAAGAAGCCCCAGCCGAAGAAGAAGGTACTCGTTACCCTCGATAATTTCTACAACAAAGAATTTAAGAAAGGCCCTAGCGGGCAGATGGAGCCTTACCACTACCTATGGAATGGCGATGATAACAATGGCTTCTCCCTCTTGGGGCGTATTTTTGAGCAGCACGGTGCTGCCTTGCATACCCTGCCGGATGCTCCGACAAGCCAAAACTTAGCGAAGAGCAAGATCTACGTGATCGTGGATCCCGATACGGAGAAGGAAACCGAGAAGCCGAACTTTATGACCGAGGCCCAAGCCAAGGAGATTGCCAAGTGGGTGCATAAAGGGGGCGTGTTGGTGCTCTTCTTAAACGATGCCGGCAACTGCGAGATCAGCAAGTTCAATATCCTGCCGCAGCAGTTTGGCATTACCTTCAATGAAGATAGCCGCAACCGCGTGCAGGGCGATCAGTTCGAGATGGGCGCTATACAGATACCGGCCGGAACGGGCATTTTCGATCGCACGAAAAAGATATATATCAAAGAGATATCCACCATGCAGGTGAAAGATCCTGCCAAAGCAACCGTGCAGGATAAGGGCGATAATATTATCGTGACAGCCAAGTATGGCAAAGGCACGGTATTCGCTATCGGCGACCCTTGGCTATACAATGAATATACGGATGGACGTAAGCTGCCAGCCGAGTTTCAAAACTTTGATGCAGCCAACGAATTGGTGAGCTGGTTGATAAAACAGACAAAATAA